The following coding sequences lie in one Maribacter forsetii DSM 18668 genomic window:
- a CDS encoding sugar phosphate isomerase/epimerase family protein, which yields MIKKVIIATILLCSGFLAQAQEVGLQLYSLRNQFKMDVSNTLGLINEWGITKIEGGETYDMPLEDFKALLVENDLEMVSVGAGFEDLENDVEKVVKNAKDFGATYVMCAWVPHDDNKWDLEETKHATEVFNKAGKILKQNGLVLAYHPHGYEFRPYKNGTLFDYMAQNAKDFTFELDVFWAQHGGADPLALMKKYPKKITLLHLKDMEKGIEGNNTGHEEDDTNVVLGTGQIDISGIVAEAKKLGIEYMFIEDESKNVVTQVPKSLTYLKTLK from the coding sequence ATGATAAAAAAAGTAATAATTGCCACTATTCTTCTGTGTAGTGGTTTTTTAGCGCAAGCCCAGGAGGTAGGATTACAGTTATATAGTCTTAGAAATCAATTTAAAATGGATGTTTCTAACACCTTAGGGTTGATAAATGAATGGGGCATCACCAAAATTGAAGGAGGGGAGACCTATGACATGCCATTAGAGGATTTTAAAGCCTTGTTAGTTGAAAATGATTTAGAGATGGTAAGCGTAGGTGCTGGCTTTGAAGATTTGGAAAATGATGTTGAAAAAGTTGTTAAAAATGCTAAAGATTTTGGGGCTACGTACGTAATGTGTGCATGGGTACCCCATGATGATAACAAATGGGATCTAGAAGAAACCAAACATGCCACGGAAGTCTTCAATAAAGCGGGTAAAATTCTAAAACAGAACGGACTCGTATTGGCGTATCACCCGCATGGGTATGAATTTAGACCTTATAAAAATGGAACATTGTTTGACTATATGGCACAGAATGCTAAAGACTTTACATTTGAACTAGATGTGTTCTGGGCACAACATGGTGGTGCAGATCCGTTGGCGTTGATGAAGAAATACCCTAAGAAAATTACGCTGTTACATTTAAAGGATATGGAAAAAGGTATTGAAGGTAATAATACCGGTCATGAAGAAGATGATACCAATGTTGTCTTAGGAACAGGACAAATAGATATTTCTGGCATAGTTGCAGAGGCTAAAAAATTAGGTATTGAATACATGTTTATAGAAGACGAATCTAAAAATGTGGTGACCCAAGTTCCAAAGAGCTTGACGTATTTAAAAACCTTGAAGTAA
- a CDS encoding alpha/beta hydrolase — protein MKNILLLLMLVVIGNTAAQDTIMQLWPKDKIPNHLKSLEKEVHEQNEILRISKVQVPTIEVYLPSKRDATGEAVLIFPGGGYGILAYDWEGTDIAKFLNSNGIAGIVVKYRLPSDVSQTDKKYVPLIDAQRAVRLVRANAEQFNVDSDKIGIIGFSAGGHLASTLGTHFNEKVYEPIDGIDDESARPDFMALGYPVISFGEVTHLGSKNNLIGEKPTIDMVEYFSNEKQVTEQTPPTFLLHASDDTAVPVENSLLFYKAVKDKGVSATMHIYPKGGHGFGLGLHDEHLKDWGDRMIDWIVSLR, from the coding sequence ATGAAAAACATACTATTATTATTAATGCTGGTTGTTATAGGTAATACCGCTGCCCAAGATACCATTATGCAATTATGGCCAAAAGATAAAATTCCTAACCATTTAAAGAGCTTAGAAAAGGAAGTACATGAACAAAATGAAATTTTACGAATTAGTAAAGTTCAAGTTCCCACTATTGAGGTGTATTTACCATCAAAACGAGATGCAACAGGAGAAGCAGTTTTAATTTTTCCTGGTGGCGGATATGGAATTTTAGCTTATGATTGGGAAGGTACAGATATTGCAAAATTTTTGAATAGCAATGGTATTGCTGGGATAGTGGTAAAATATCGTTTGCCGTCAGATGTATCACAGACCGACAAAAAGTACGTGCCACTTATAGATGCTCAAAGAGCGGTAAGGCTTGTTCGTGCTAACGCAGAACAATTTAATGTAGACTCTGATAAGATTGGAATAATTGGGTTTTCAGCTGGCGGACATTTAGCATCTACCTTAGGAACACATTTTAATGAAAAGGTTTATGAGCCAATTGATGGTATAGATGATGAAAGTGCTCGACCAGATTTTATGGCGTTAGGGTATCCTGTAATATCATTTGGTGAAGTGACACACCTAGGTTCGAAGAATAATTTAATTGGCGAGAAACCAACGATTGATATGGTCGAGTATTTTTCGAATGAAAAACAAGTTACCGAACAAACGCCACCAACTTTTTTACTCCATGCCTCAGATGATACCGCAGTACCTGTAGAAAATAGTTTGTTATTCTATAAAGCGGTAAAGGATAAAGGGGTTTCTGCAACAATGCATATTTACCCAAAAGGTGGTCACGGATTTGGACTAGGTTTGCATGATGAGCATTTAAAAGACTGGGGAGATAGAATGATAGACTGGATAGTTTCGTTGAGATAA
- a CDS encoding sialate O-acetylesterase — MNLRFILMMLCLVVTTFAKAEITLPKIFSNEMVLQRESDVLLYGWADPNEEFTIYTSWNDETVAVKTGNDAKWEINVKTPAAGGPFQITFKGSKNEITLKDVLIGEVWLCSGQSNMEWSANSKIANRDFEVENANYPNIRLFTVAKRTAKYPQEDTAGTWVACSPETMQDFSAVAYFFARKVQEELNIPVGLIDNAWGASSAEVWTPDAVFKAHPELIEAHKKVETNKWVTVEKSTLYNGMIAPLTKFKIAGTLWYQGEANTANAESYHELFSKMITSWRTEWNDDFPFYYVQIAPFKYDQEFAGGMVRDQQRRTLALKNTGMAMTSDICTTENIHPLNKQDVGLRLANIALKNEYGLLADTEVYGPLYDSFEVEGNRLKVNFSNADGLYNKGNKIELFEITNAAGEWFPAKAKLKNEEVILSSKEVKNPTGVRYAFKSTDIGTLFNAAGLPASTFVSE, encoded by the coding sequence ATGAATTTACGTTTTATCCTGATGATGCTGTGCCTTGTGGTTACCACTTTTGCCAAGGCTGAAATTACACTACCTAAAATATTCTCTAATGAAATGGTTTTGCAACGAGAAAGCGATGTATTGCTTTATGGCTGGGCAGACCCTAATGAAGAGTTTACGATTTACACAAGTTGGAACGATGAGACCGTTGCCGTTAAAACAGGTAATGATGCAAAATGGGAAATCAATGTAAAAACACCTGCAGCAGGCGGACCGTTTCAAATAACATTTAAGGGTAGTAAAAACGAAATTACTTTGAAAGATGTATTGATAGGCGAGGTGTGGCTTTGCTCTGGGCAAAGTAATATGGAGTGGAGTGCAAACAGTAAAATCGCGAATAGAGATTTTGAAGTCGAGAATGCAAATTACCCGAATATTCGATTGTTTACAGTAGCGAAGAGAACTGCTAAATATCCACAAGAAGATACGGCAGGTACATGGGTAGCTTGTTCGCCTGAAACCATGCAAGATTTTAGTGCAGTTGCCTATTTTTTTGCAAGAAAGGTGCAAGAAGAATTAAACATTCCGGTCGGATTGATAGATAACGCATGGGGAGCATCTAGCGCAGAAGTCTGGACACCAGACGCTGTTTTCAAAGCACATCCAGAATTGATTGAAGCGCATAAAAAGGTCGAGACTAATAAATGGGTGACGGTAGAGAAATCTACTCTGTATAATGGCATGATAGCACCTTTGACTAAGTTTAAAATTGCAGGTACACTTTGGTATCAAGGCGAAGCCAATACAGCAAACGCAGAAAGCTATCATGAACTTTTTAGTAAAATGATTACTTCTTGGCGAACAGAATGGAACGACGATTTTCCGTTTTACTACGTACAAATAGCTCCATTTAAATATGACCAAGAGTTTGCGGGTGGTATGGTACGCGACCAGCAGCGAAGAACTTTGGCGTTGAAAAATACAGGTATGGCCATGACCAGTGATATTTGTACGACCGAAAACATTCACCCTTTAAATAAACAAGATGTAGGTTTGCGATTGGCGAATATTGCACTTAAAAATGAGTACGGGTTATTAGCCGATACAGAAGTATATGGTCCATTATATGATTCATTTGAAGTAGAAGGCAATCGGTTAAAAGTGAACTTCAGCAACGCGGACGGATTATATAATAAAGGAAATAAAATAGAACTTTTTGAAATTACAAACGCAGCAGGAGAATGGTTTCCTGCAAAGGCAAAATTGAAAAACGAAGAAGTAATATTAAGCTCAAAAGAAGTGAAAAATCCGACAGGAGTTAGATATGCTTTTAAAAGTACAGACATAGGTACTTTGTTCAATGCCGCTGGTTTGCCTGCCTCAACCTTTGTAAGTGAATAA
- a CDS encoding M15 family metallopeptidase translates to MKKTLILKTTISIIFLNIITLVGCKTETSNKETTTEKEPIGQIVVDSIIEPKVEKPVFKSLEGVADTTFVRLADYSDGFAYDLRYATDNNFLKEQVYDCGECYTRAKTVKALLKANEEFKKHGVKIKFYDCYRPNSVQYKMWKIVPNPQYVANPVKGSIHNKGGAVDITLVTLDGDEVKMPSDFDFFGKRAYHDNFDLPQEILDNRKLLKETMEKHGFWSTRTEWWHYNLQGASHDPIANFKWDCE, encoded by the coding sequence ATGAAAAAGACATTAATTTTAAAAACGACGATATCAATTATATTTTTAAATATAATTACACTTGTTGGCTGTAAAACTGAAACTTCCAACAAAGAGACTACAACAGAAAAAGAGCCCATAGGTCAGATTGTTGTTGATTCAATAATAGAACCTAAAGTAGAGAAACCTGTATTTAAAAGCTTAGAAGGCGTTGCAGATACTACATTCGTTCGATTAGCAGACTATAGTGATGGCTTTGCGTATGACTTAAGATATGCTACTGATAATAATTTCTTGAAAGAACAAGTATACGATTGTGGTGAATGCTATACAAGGGCAAAAACAGTAAAGGCTTTGCTAAAAGCAAATGAAGAATTTAAAAAGCACGGAGTAAAAATAAAGTTCTATGATTGCTACAGACCTAATTCTGTACAATATAAAATGTGGAAAATAGTACCTAATCCGCAGTACGTAGCAAACCCTGTTAAAGGATCTATTCATAATAAGGGTGGAGCAGTAGATATTACTTTGGTTACACTAGATGGTGATGAAGTGAAAATGCCGTCGGATTTTGATTTTTTTGGTAAACGCGCATATCATGATAATTTTGACTTACCTCAGGAAATTTTAGATAACAGAAAGTTGCTCAAGGAAACCATGGAAAAACATGGGTTTTGGTCCACTAGAACAGAGTGGTGGCACTATAATTTACAAGGAGCATCGCATGACCCTATAGCCAACTTTAAATGGGATTGCGAATAA
- a CDS encoding tetratricopeptide repeat protein, whose product MGLTIADTYYLKAKAASDYDWDEVCESLNYALSYDENHCAALCLLGKVYAANLNQYEKAFDCFDRVIAIDSHYLGVYPHYVKYLIWADEIERANKLIAFSLNLKGISKGNIFWLSAYASETKEAYKDALKYLKKAKKHSYNDDYFSFIEEEEKRIKKKLKLDKPKVKKNRRKKNK is encoded by the coding sequence ATGGGACTTACTATAGCCGACACCTATTATCTAAAGGCAAAAGCGGCATCTGATTACGATTGGGACGAAGTATGTGAATCACTAAACTATGCCCTGTCTTATGATGAAAACCACTGCGCAGCACTTTGTCTTTTAGGTAAAGTATATGCCGCAAACTTGAACCAATATGAAAAAGCCTTTGATTGCTTTGACAGAGTCATTGCAATTGATAGCCACTATCTAGGTGTTTATCCACATTACGTTAAGTACTTAATTTGGGCTGATGAAATTGAAAGAGCAAATAAACTAATTGCTTTTTCCCTTAATTTAAAAGGGATATCAAAAGGAAATATATTTTGGCTTTCAGCGTATGCGTCAGAAACTAAGGAAGCTTATAAAGATGCTCTAAAGTATCTTAAAAAAGCTAAAAAGCATTCATACAATGACGACTACTTCTCTTTTATAGAGGAAGAAGAAAAAAGAATTAAAAAAAAGTTGAAGTTGGATAAGCCCAAAGTAAAAAAGAACAGAAGAAAGAAAAATAAGTAA
- a CDS encoding RtcB family protein has translation MGKKLSGKDLIKLGFPKNNSINITLGQINRYHKRVKKEKILIEAKKVLLHPENYKGDGVWGKIAESLLDPVMVKKQALNSVRAPFHIYGENEIEEQAKYQLYDALKLPISVAGALMPDAHSGYGLPIGGVLATKNAVIPYGVGVDIGCRMCLTIYPIPVSYLKGKKHQLANFLSEHTKFGMRETHQIKHDHEIFERDEFKNIPLLKRLKDKAYKQLGTSGGGNHFVEFGTVTITDNQNEWGLKLGEYLGVLSHSGSRGLGANIAKHYTYLATKQCPLPKHVQHLAWLDLNTHDGQEYWLAMNLAGDYAKACHDNIHARLAKLLGEKPVAKIENHHNFAWKQEVNGEECIVHRKGATPAAKGELGIIPGSMTAPGYIVRGLGNQGSLHSASHGAGRLFSRRKCKESFTQSEIKKQLAAHEVTLIGGGIDEAPMAYKDIKKVMANQQELVEVIGTFTPKIVRMDK, from the coding sequence ATGGGAAAGAAATTAAGTGGAAAAGACCTTATTAAATTAGGTTTTCCAAAGAATAATAGTATCAATATCACTTTAGGTCAAATAAATAGGTATCATAAAAGAGTAAAAAAAGAAAAGATACTTATAGAAGCCAAAAAAGTATTGCTACATCCTGAAAACTACAAAGGGGATGGTGTTTGGGGCAAAATTGCTGAAAGTTTGTTAGATCCTGTTATGGTAAAAAAACAAGCGCTGAATTCGGTGCGAGCACCTTTTCATATCTATGGCGAAAATGAAATTGAAGAACAAGCAAAATACCAATTGTATGATGCTTTAAAGCTTCCGATTTCTGTCGCTGGGGCTTTAATGCCCGATGCCCATAGTGGTTATGGCTTGCCCATTGGGGGAGTTTTGGCTACCAAGAATGCGGTGATTCCGTATGGGGTTGGTGTCGATATCGGTTGTAGAATGTGTTTAACAATTTATCCGATTCCAGTTTCATACCTCAAAGGGAAAAAACACCAATTGGCAAATTTCCTTTCAGAACATACAAAATTCGGAATGCGAGAAACACATCAAATAAAGCACGACCATGAAATCTTTGAGCGAGATGAATTTAAAAATATCCCTCTCTTAAAAAGATTAAAGGATAAGGCATACAAACAACTGGGTACTTCTGGTGGCGGAAATCATTTCGTAGAATTCGGAACGGTTACTATTACAGATAATCAAAACGAATGGGGCTTGAAACTTGGTGAATATCTAGGTGTATTATCCCATAGCGGGTCACGCGGTCTAGGAGCCAACATTGCAAAACATTACACCTATTTAGCAACAAAGCAATGTCCATTACCAAAACACGTGCAACATTTAGCATGGTTGGATTTGAATACGCATGACGGACAAGAATATTGGTTAGCTATGAATTTAGCAGGTGATTATGCCAAAGCATGTCATGACAATATTCACGCAAGACTTGCTAAGCTTTTAGGTGAAAAACCTGTGGCTAAAATTGAAAACCATCACAATTTTGCTTGGAAACAAGAGGTAAATGGCGAAGAATGTATTGTCCATAGAAAAGGAGCAACACCAGCTGCAAAAGGTGAACTGGGAATTATCCCCGGTTCTATGACCGCGCCTGGCTATATCGTAAGAGGTTTGGGAAACCAAGGGAGTTTACACTCTGCCTCACATGGTGCAGGAAGGCTCTTTTCTAGACGAAAATGTAAAGAATCGTTCACACAAAGCGAGATTAAAAAACAATTAGCGGCACATGAAGTGACTCTTATAGGTGGTGGCATCGATGAGGCGCCAATGGCATATAAAGACATTAAAAAGGTCATGGCAAATCAACAAGAGCTAGTTGAGGTAATCGGAACCTTTACACCAAAAATTGTAAGAATGGACAAGTAA
- a CDS encoding gluconate 2-dehydrogenase subunit 3 family protein — protein sequence MDRRKSLQTLILGGAAATSGLVFNSCKTENGESVDEVISTSSEKFFGRTPEELDRIEKLNAEQLFNEHEMETIAALSVVILPPKEPHGGPIEAEVPALVEFMGKDIPEMAPTLLGGLMWLDHKSNTEFGTEFKSATLEQKKQICDEICWHDSEKPLSEQPLEIQFFYTMRGLTVTGYYTSKVGIADLGYKGNSPNVWDGVPQDVLDQHGVAYDPEWIAKCVDQSQRNVMAEWDDEGNLLT from the coding sequence ATGGATAGAAGAAAGAGTTTACAAACTTTAATACTTGGTGGTGCTGCGGCAACATCTGGGCTAGTCTTCAATTCATGTAAGACTGAGAATGGCGAATCTGTAGATGAAGTAATTTCAACCAGCAGTGAGAAGTTTTTTGGTAGAACGCCAGAAGAATTGGATCGTATAGAAAAACTGAACGCTGAGCAATTGTTCAATGAGCATGAGATGGAAACTATCGCAGCTTTAAGTGTTGTGATACTTCCTCCAAAAGAACCACATGGTGGTCCGATAGAAGCAGAGGTGCCCGCGCTTGTAGAATTTATGGGTAAAGATATTCCAGAAATGGCGCCTACACTGTTAGGTGGCTTAATGTGGTTGGACCATAAAAGTAATACGGAGTTCGGTACCGAATTTAAGTCGGCTACTTTAGAGCAGAAAAAACAGATTTGTGATGAAATCTGCTGGCATGATAGTGAGAAACCATTAAGCGAGCAACCATTAGAGATACAGTTTTTCTATACCATGCGTGGTTTAACCGTTACAGGGTATTATACCTCTAAAGTTGGTATTGCAGATTTAGGATATAAAGGAAATTCACCTAATGTTTGGGACGGTGTACCGCAAGATGTACTAGACCAACATGGTGTTGCTTATGACCCGGAATGGATTGCAAAATGTGTAGACCAAAGTCAGCGCAACGTTATGGCAGAGTGGGATGATGAAGGAAATTTACTTACGTAA
- a CDS encoding glycoside hydrolase family 5 protein, producing MKNISTFLILLGITVLLGCSSSENPVNNDSLDEINTVETPNDTSIPDEVFNGDMRDLSPKEFVLDMGSGWNLGNTLDTEDIDVTAWGNPITTKAMIDAVAEKGFKTLRLPVTWRFHSGDAPDYILESDWLDRVENIANFALSNEMYVIINIHHDDEWIIPTYENAPAVKDRLTKTWTQIANRFKPYGDYVIFETLNEPRHEGSPEEWEGGTAEGRDVVNQYHQVGVDAIRATGGNNAVRKIMVSTYAAGTGENVLEDYQIPNNDENIIVSIHSYSPYLFSLAGTDPTWGTDTDKAQLTQEFNTIQNKFDNEGRAVVMGEWGSTFANNVADRLAHAQYYAELCAERGICPIWWDNGNADEFGLFNRNTLEWVYPEIADAIVNATK from the coding sequence ATGAAAAATATTTCTACGTTTTTAATTCTACTGGGTATCACTGTTTTATTAGGATGCTCAAGTTCAGAAAATCCAGTAAATAATGATTCTTTAGATGAAATAAACACCGTTGAAACACCAAATGATACTAGTATACCAGATGAAGTCTTTAATGGTGATATGCGAGATTTATCGCCCAAAGAATTTGTGCTGGACATGGGTTCTGGTTGGAATTTGGGTAATACTTTAGATACAGAAGATATAGATGTAACCGCATGGGGAAATCCTATAACCACAAAGGCAATGATTGATGCAGTTGCTGAAAAAGGATTTAAAACCTTACGATTACCTGTTACTTGGCGGTTTCATTCAGGCGATGCGCCAGATTATATTTTAGAATCTGACTGGTTAGATAGGGTAGAAAACATTGCAAACTTTGCTTTAAGTAATGAAATGTATGTCATCATCAATATTCATCATGATGACGAATGGATTATACCCACATATGAAAATGCACCAGCTGTAAAAGATCGATTAACAAAAACATGGACACAAATTGCCAACAGATTTAAACCTTATGGAGACTATGTAATATTTGAAACTTTGAATGAGCCACGCCACGAAGGGTCTCCTGAAGAATGGGAAGGTGGTACTGCCGAAGGACGAGATGTTGTAAATCAATATCACCAAGTAGGTGTTGATGCAATTCGTGCAACAGGTGGCAATAATGCTGTTCGTAAAATAATGGTTTCTACATATGCCGCAGGTACTGGTGAAAATGTATTAGAAGATTACCAAATTCCAAATAACGATGAAAATATAATTGTATCTATTCATAGTTATTCTCCTTATTTGTTCAGTCTAGCAGGAACTGATCCAACTTGGGGTACAGATACAGATAAGGCACAGTTAACACAAGAATTTAATACCATTCAAAATAAGTTCGATAACGAAGGTAGGGCAGTAGTAATGGGAGAATGGGGCTCTACATTTGCAAATAATGTGGCAGATCGTTTAGCACATGCACAATATTATGCTGAGTTATGTGCTGAGCGCGGTATTTGTCCTATTTGGTGGGACAATGGTAATGCCGATGAATTTGGTCTTTTTAATAGGAACACATTAGAATGGGTTTACCCAGAAATTGCAGATGCTATAGTCAATGCTACGAAGTGA
- a CDS encoding GMC family oxidoreductase, which yields MQIKESSEIFDVIIVGSGAGGGMATKQLADAGLNVAVVEAGPFFDPADPKTMTQLKQPYDSPRRGAGTDRAFGEWDMSWGDWEVEGEPYTHAEGTEFKWWRARMLGGRTNHWGRISLRFGPKDFKGKTRDGHGDDWPIGYEDVKPYYDKLDKLIGVFGTNEGRENDPDGFFLPPPKPRLHELFYINGAKKSNIPVIPGRLSMLTKRINEDRGVCFYCGQCGRSCQIYADFSAGSCLIFPAQKSGGQVKLFVNSMVREVLTNEEGKATGVSYINKEDRKEYKLRGKVVVLAASACSSARILLNSKSKQHPNGLGNSSNLVGRYLHDSTGSSASGVIPGLMNRKTSYNEDGVGGMHVYSPWWGDNSKLNFPRGYHIEVWGGMGQPNYGFGWDPNAMNQYFGLKSGGYGDSLRDDVKKYYGSVIGFGGRGEAIAYKDNYCEIDPTTVDQFGIPVLKFNYKHSEYEVNQAKHMQDTFEEIIHNMGGHYLGEKPGKDKDYGLNKPGEIIHEVGTTRMGDDPKTSVTNKFQQLHDADNVFIVDAGVFVSQADKNCTWTIMALSWRASDYIIEQLKAQNI from the coding sequence ATGCAAATAAAAGAATCCTCAGAAATCTTTGATGTTATCATCGTAGGTTCAGGAGCTGGTGGTGGTATGGCTACCAAACAATTGGCAGATGCAGGTTTAAATGTAGCTGTTGTAGAAGCCGGTCCATTTTTTGATCCAGCTGATCCAAAAACCATGACGCAATTAAAACAACCATATGATTCTCCAAGAAGAGGAGCAGGTACAGATAGAGCTTTTGGTGAATGGGATATGTCATGGGGAGATTGGGAAGTAGAAGGAGAGCCATATACACATGCAGAAGGAACTGAATTTAAATGGTGGCGTGCAAGAATGCTCGGAGGACGAACTAATCACTGGGGACGTATTTCTTTACGTTTCGGACCAAAAGATTTTAAAGGAAAAACCCGTGATGGCCATGGCGATGACTGGCCAATAGGATACGAAGATGTTAAACCATATTACGATAAATTAGACAAGTTAATTGGTGTATTTGGCACCAATGAAGGTAGAGAAAACGATCCTGACGGATTCTTTCTTCCTCCCCCGAAACCAAGATTGCACGAATTATTTTACATCAATGGCGCAAAGAAGTCTAACATACCGGTAATTCCGGGGAGACTTTCAATGTTGACCAAAAGAATTAATGAAGATCGTGGCGTTTGTTTCTATTGCGGACAATGCGGTAGATCATGTCAAATATATGCCGATTTCTCAGCAGGTAGTTGTTTAATCTTTCCGGCTCAAAAGAGTGGCGGTCAAGTGAAATTATTTGTGAATTCAATGGTACGTGAGGTTCTTACCAATGAAGAAGGTAAAGCAACAGGTGTATCTTACATCAACAAAGAAGATAGAAAAGAATATAAACTTAGAGGTAAAGTGGTAGTATTGGCTGCATCTGCATGTAGTTCTGCACGTATACTATTAAACTCTAAGAGTAAGCAACACCCTAACGGATTAGGGAATAGTAGCAACCTTGTTGGTAGGTATTTACATGATTCAACAGGATCAAGTGCATCGGGTGTAATACCAGGGTTAATGAATAGGAAGACATCTTATAATGAAGATGGTGTAGGTGGTATGCACGTTTACTCACCATGGTGGGGTGATAATTCAAAACTGAATTTCCCAAGAGGATATCATATTGAAGTTTGGGGTGGTATGGGACAGCCAAACTACGGTTTTGGTTGGGACCCGAATGCCATGAACCAGTACTTCGGATTAAAATCTGGAGGATATGGTGATAGCTTACGTGATGATGTAAAGAAATACTACGGTTCCGTTATAGGATTTGGTGGTCGTGGCGAAGCGATTGCTTATAAAGACAATTACTGTGAAATTGACCCTACGACCGTAGATCAATTTGGTATTCCTGTTTTGAAGTTTAATTATAAACATTCAGAATACGAGGTAAATCAGGCGAAGCACATGCAAGATACCTTTGAAGAGATTATTCATAATATGGGTGGTCATTATTTAGGTGAAAAGCCAGGTAAGGATAAAGATTATGGACTAAATAAACCAGGTGAGATTATTCACGAGGTAGGTACCACTAGAATGGGAGATGATCCTAAAACATCGGTCACAAATAAGTTTCAGCAGTTACATGATGCGGACAATGTATTTATAGTAGATGCAGGGGTTTTTGTTTCTCAAGCAGATAAGAACTGTACTTGGACGATAATGGCGCTTTCATGGAGGGCATCAGATTATATCATTGAACAATTAAAGGCACAAAATATTTAG
- the prfH gene encoding peptide chain release factor H, which translates to METIIQITAGRGPAECSWVVAQVLKLFLVETKNKGFQHSILHREKGSQNGTVQSVTIRLTGKNIDAYLATWLGTIQWIGTSTFRKYHKRKNWFIGAYELKELKTMAVDEKHISFQTMRSTGPGGQNVNKVNSAVRAIHDPTGVQVVVMDSRSQHQNKKLAIARLKEKVNETNLKQLKELMANQWENHLNLQRGNPIRVFKGTDFKHQKGNKSLKPKRQKMKNDLKQQKWDLL; encoded by the coding sequence ATGGAAACAATTATACAAATAACAGCAGGTAGAGGACCTGCAGAATGTAGCTGGGTGGTTGCTCAGGTACTAAAACTTTTTTTAGTCGAAACCAAGAATAAAGGATTTCAACATAGCATTTTACATCGCGAAAAAGGTAGCCAAAACGGAACGGTACAATCCGTCACCATCCGCTTGACGGGGAAAAATATAGATGCCTATTTAGCTACTTGGTTAGGTACTATTCAATGGATAGGCACCTCAACTTTTCGTAAATATCACAAGCGAAAAAACTGGTTTATAGGTGCTTATGAATTAAAAGAACTTAAAACTATGGCTGTTGATGAAAAACACATTTCTTTTCAGACTATGAGAAGTACGGGACCTGGTGGGCAAAATGTAAACAAGGTAAACTCTGCAGTACGCGCCATTCATGACCCTACCGGTGTGCAAGTAGTTGTTATGGATAGTCGCTCACAACACCAAAACAAAAAACTAGCTATAGCTAGGTTAAAAGAAAAAGTAAACGAAACCAACCTGAAGCAGCTGAAAGAACTAATGGCAAACCAATGGGAAAATCATTTGAACCTACAACGCGGAAATCCTATTCGTGTTTTTAAGGGAACAGATTTTAAACATCAAAAAGGGAATAAAAGCTTAAAGCCTAAACGGCAAAAGATGAAAAACGATTTAAAACAACAAAAATGGGACTTACTATAG